AGTAGTTGGTACAAATTGAACCTGAATGGCAGAGGATTAGAGCTTCTGAAAACAATGCTACCAGGCCAGGAAGCTAGATCAATGCAGGATGCATTTTAATCATGGGATGTACACAATACAAAGCTTTCTGGATGAAGTGTTATAACAGATACATGACCAGTGATTTGTTAACTCTTGATTTGTCACAGATACACATAAAACCAAAGCATATCCGGTCAAAATCCATATGATCCTAGGTATATGTATCAAGCAAGTATACCATAGTTTTTAAAGCGTTAAGGCGAGGCGAGCCGAGGCGAGCCACCACCACCTAATCGCCTAGGCAGGCTAAGGCGACACCTTAGGCGAGGCGAGCCACCACCACCTTGTCGCCTAGGCAACGCCTTAAAAACACTGAAGTATACATTAACTTAAGAGGTGTAGCGGTAGAATTTTGCAAATGTAATGGAAACCAAACAGTTGGAGTGCACACCACCATGGTTGCAAACCAAGCTGATGTAAACTACAGGGTTTATCAAGCAAAAGCAGCTGACCAGTCCCTCACATACCTGCGAGCTTGCACGAAAGGAAAGGCAGACCAATGAAGCATCAGGAATTACACCAACACCAGCCTCACCACCATCATCTTCTGGAGCAGGCGCAACAAGAGGCAGATGCAAAGCCCCGCCATCAGGGGACTCCACAACCAGATCAGGGAACTCAACAGCATCAGCCTCTGGGATGATGGCCTTACTTGCAGTCGCAATCTAAACCATTTTGATCACAGTGTGGTTACCAATCACCCAAATCCATCAACAACTAATAAATGTGTACTTCATACTATAAATACCTTGCCTTGGTTCTTGCGGATCTCGGAGATGTCCGCGAAGTAGCCCCTACTCATCTCATCCTTACTGCACTAGACCAATCAGAAGCATCACACTTTGCATATTCCATACAGTGCTGCGGTGAAGTTGCAGCAGCAAGCCAGTAGGAGTAACTATGAATAGCAAGTAAACGAGTTGGGGGGAGAGGAGCCTTACAGCCTGGCCTTCTCCTTCTCGATGGCCTCCTTGTTCACCATCTGATTACCCCAGCAACGAGAAAAACAAGTCACTCATTCGCGCTAACAATCTAATCAACTGCGGCTGCGGAGAAATGGAGGACGGACGGAGACGAAGCGGCTACCTTGTGGAGATCGAGGAAGCCGCGAGTGAATGCCGCGCGCGCAAGCGGAGGGGCCCCGCCGCTCTGGGCGAAGGCTcccgcgccggcgaggcggagcagcgcacccgccgccccccgcgccctcagcatcgtcgccgccgccgatctacTCGGGTCAGGTCGTCAGGAGCAGCCGCGAGAGGCGAGACTGATCAGCGGGCTGAGTTGCGGACCT
This sequence is a window from Setaria italica strain Yugu1 chromosome III, Setaria_italica_v2.0, whole genome shotgun sequence. Protein-coding genes within it:
- the LOC101758622 gene encoding uncharacterized protein LOC101758622 isoform X1 gives rise to the protein MLRARGAAGALLRLAGAGAFAQSGGAPPLARAAFTRGFLDLHKMVNKEAIEKEKARLKDEMSRGYFADISEIRKNQGKIATASKAIIPEADAVEFPDLVVESPDGGALHLPLVAPAPEDDGGEAGVGVIPDASLVCLSFRASSQKMAESWSSPFLDAFGADKNIHVYEVSFIDSWLLSSSPVRQAFLKVMRKSNNPQRHIVYAFGDHYDFRKKLQIINLLTGYIYLIDRQGRIRWQGFGSATQEELSSLTASTSILLDDK